GCCCTGGACGCTGCTCATGGTCACCGACCCCAGCGCGGGCTACGTCTTCGACGGCCCCAGCCCCGGCCACATCCTGGAGGTAGCGGACATCGGCCTCTGGTTCGTCGCCGAAGACGTCGCTCTGACCGGCCGCTACAGCTTGCCGCGCTGGCAAGAGCCCGAGTACGCTTACCGGCTCAAACCCGCCTACTACGCCTTGCAGCGGTTATGGGCCGAGGACTGAAGGGGCTGGAGGGCGCGGTAGGAATCACTCCTCGAGCGCGATCCGAAACAGCACGCCGGTCGAGGCGCTCATCAGGTAGAGCTCGCCGTCCTCGTCCTCGCCAAAGGCGGTAAAGCGCTGGTCGTCGTGGTACACCTCCTCGGCCCGCCACAGCGGGTAGGGGCCCGCGGCGTCTTCGGCCTCGGTCTCGGTGAGCGTCCACACCCGGCCCGAGGAGAAGTCGGCAAAGAGGTAGCGCCCCGCCAGGGCGGGCAGGCGCCGGCCGCGGTAGACGTAGCCGCCGATCACCGAATTGCCACCGCCGGGGTCAAGCCAGAGGTGGGGGTAGGCGTGGATCGGCCAGAGGAAGCGGTGCTCGCCGCAAGCGTCCCTGGAGAGGTCGGGCCTGTCCGGCACCGCGGACATGCACCGGTCCGCCTCCATGACCGGCCAGCCGTAGTTGCCGCCCGCCTCCGCCAGGTAGACCGCCTCAAAGCGCGCCTCGCCCACGTCCGCCACGAAGACGCGGCCGCTGCAGGCGTCCACCGAAAAGCGCCAGGGGTTTCTGAAGCCGTAGGCCCAGACCTCGCCCCGGGCATCTCCCACGCGGCGAAAAGGGTTGCCCCAGGGCAGCCGGTAGGGCGCGCCCGAGCCGACATCGAGGCGCAAGATCTTGCCGCGCAAGTCGCCCAGGTCCTGGGCGCGCGCGCTGCCCCGCGGCCACTCGCTGCCGTCGCCGACGGAGACGTAGAGGTAGCCGTCGGGACCGAAGCCGAGCTGGCCGCCCTTGTGCAGGGGGACGCCCGCGGTCTGGGGAATCTCGAGCAGCACCCGGCCGACGGGGTCGGCGCGCTGTCCGGGCGGCGCCGAGAACTCCGCCACCACCGAGGCGGGGCGTTCCGGGTGGCTGTAGAAGGCGAAGACGCGGCCGTTGTCGCGGTAACGGGGGTGAAAGGCCAGGCTCAAGAGGCCCTCCTCGGCCACGGTGCCGACCCGGCCGCGGAGGTCCAAAAAGGGCTCGCCCTGCAGCTCTCCGCCGTCGAGCACCCGCACCAGCCCGGCCTTCTCGACGACGAAGAGGCGGCCGGAGCCGTCGCCGGCGTGGCTGGCGAAGACGGGCACCTCGAGGCCGGTCAGAACGGGCTCGAGGCGAAGCGCAGGCGCC
The genomic region above belongs to Deinococcota bacterium and contains:
- a CDS encoding PQQ-dependent sugar dehydrogenase, translating into MTALEPPLRSAPAPGSGEGGNPVAGTAGARGGIAVSRQDYRTLCLALLGLALLALLLVLRPAAGPQRAERLDCETAAAGEAPALRLEPVLTGLEVPVFASHAGDGSGRLFVVEKAGLVRVLDGGELQGEPFLDLRGRVGTVAEEGLLSLAFHPRYRDNGRVFAFYSHPERPASVVAEFSAPPGQRADPVGRVLLEIPQTAGVPLHKGGQLGFGPDGYLYVSVGDGSEWPRGSARAQDLGDLRGKILRLDVGSGAPYRLPWGNPFRRVGDARGEVWAYGFRNPWRFSVDACSGRVFVADVGEARFEAVYLAEAGGNYGWPVMEADRCMSAVPDRPDLSRDACGEHRFLWPIHAYPHLWLDPGGGNSVIGGYVYRGRRLPALAGRYLFADFSSGRVWTLTETEAEDAAGPYPLWRAEEVYHDDQRFTAFGEDEDGELYLMSASTGVLFRIALEE